Proteins found in one Physeter macrocephalus isolate SW-GA chromosome 17, ASM283717v5, whole genome shotgun sequence genomic segment:
- the LOC112067303 gene encoding LOW QUALITY PROTEIN: vomeronasal type-1 receptor 4 (The sequence of the model RefSeq protein was modified relative to this genomic sequence to represent the inferred CDS: inserted 4 bases in 3 codons; deleted 2 bases in 1 codon) produces MATRDFAIXMIFLSQNIFGILGNFSLLYHYLFCHFTGYSLRFTDLIVERLLIANSLVMLSTGIPRTMEAFGWKHFLNDIECKIVYYIHREARYVSIGNICLLSVCQTITISPRNSRWAQLKMKVPKYIESSIFLCWILHMLINIIFTXVNVTDNWSNKNITKKKDLGFCYALIHNRITVLLNVGLLLFPDVSFHLVLMIWSSGSMVFILPRHKQRVLYIHTTNISPRSSPESRATQSILVLVSTFVSVHXLSSIFHICLALFNNPSRWLVNSAALITACFPTVSPCILMSHDFRVSRLFFSCTKIK; encoded by the exons ATGGCTACCAGAGATTTTGCAA AAATGATCTTCTTATCCCAGAATATATTTGGAATCCTgggaaatttctctcttctttaccaTTATCTCTTCTGTCACTTCACTGGATACAGCCTAAGATTCACAGATCTGATTGTTGAGCGTCTGCTTATAGCCAACTCCTTGGTCATGCTCTCTACAGGAATCCCAAGGACAATGGAAGCGTTTGGGTGGAAACATTTTCTCAATGATATTGAATGCAAAATTGTTTACTATATTCACAGAGAGGCCAGGTATGTGTCCATTGGCAACATCTGCCTCTTGAGTGTCTGCCAGACCATCACCATCAGTCCCAGGAACTCCAGGTGGGCACAGCTTAAAATGAAAGTTCCCAAATACATTGAATCCTCTATTTTCCTCTGCTGGATTCTGCACATGttgataaatattatattta aGGTAAATGTAACAGATAATTGGAGTAACAAaaacatcacaaagaaaaaagatttgggATTCTGTTATGCTTTAATTCATAACAGAATCACAGTCTTACTGAATGTAGGATTATTGTTATTTCCTGATGTTTCTTTTCAT TTGGTGCTTATGATCTGGTCCAGTGGCTCCATGGTTTTCATCTTGCCTAGGCACAAGCAAAGGGTGCTATACATTCATACAACCAATATCTCTCCAAGATCCTCCCCTGAATCTAGAGCCACCCAAAGCATCCTTGTCCTGGTGAGCACTTTTGTGTCTGTACA TCTCTCTTCAATCTTTCACATTTGTTTGGCTCTTTTTAACAATCCCAGCAGGTGGCTGGTGAACTCTGCTGCACTGATTACTGCATGTTTCCCAACCGTAAGCCCCTGTATTCTCATGAGTCATGACTTCAGAGTATCCAGGCTCTTCTTTTCTTGTACAAAGATTAAATAA